The following proteins are encoded in a genomic region of Triticum dicoccoides isolate Atlit2015 ecotype Zavitan chromosome 1B, WEW_v2.0, whole genome shotgun sequence:
- the LOC119350623 gene encoding uncharacterized protein LOC119350623, giving the protein MPCLTGGRARQRGEAVSGKEPVGARPASPPQTASAPSTKGAPVRPLLPALRPPLFSFGAFVPAAPPRSIARVAPSRLLPLVHQILDSFRIAFDFAPRRLCLLCSQGIRPVSSASGIDRSGIPSSWSVLPLRLIWSRVTPGPKQDLFWPKAMLVASLNLSKSSGLDLVCGDPWGVVCQRGFEADAAEARG; this is encoded by the exons ATGCCTTGCCTAACCGGCGGGCGGGCACGCCAGCGCGGCGAAGCCGTGTCCGGTAAGGAACCGGTTggcgccaggccggcctcccctccccaaaccgcctctgcgccgtctaCAAAAGGCGCCCCGGTGCGCCCTCTCCTCCCCGCGCTCCGGCCTCCTCTCTTCTCCTTTGGAGCTTTCGTTCCGGCCGCGCCTCCGCGCTCGATCGCCCGAGTCGCCCCCTCGCGTCTCCTCCCCCTTGTCCATCAAATTCTCGATTCGTTTCGAATCGCGTTTGATTTCGCTCCTCGTCGCCTCTGCCTCCTGTGCTCGCAGGGGATTCGGCCCGTGTCGTCCGCCTCCGGGATCGATCGATCGGGGATTCCGTCGAGCTGGTCGGTTTTGCCTCTGCGTCTGATTTGGTCTCGGGTGACCCCAGGGCCGAAGCAAG ATTTATTTTGGCCTAAGGCAATGCTGGTAGCGAGCCTGAATCTGTCAAAATCGTCTG GACTGGATCTGGTATGTGGAGATCCATGGGGTGTTGTATGTCAAAGGGGATTTGAGGCAG ATGCAGCAGAAGCAAGAGGGTAG